In a single window of the Rhopalosiphum padi isolate XX-2018 chromosome 1, ASM2088224v1, whole genome shotgun sequence genome:
- the LOC132927061 gene encoding LOW QUALITY PROTEIN: facilitated trehalose transporter Tret1-2 homolog (The sequence of the model RefSeq protein was modified relative to this genomic sequence to represent the inferred CDS: inserted 1 base in 1 codon), with protein MTFQDSYLGVTFSSSSRAFMGWFIGFVSIFSLNFRRPFQLNLADKNATTSGGPPVIRQEGKKFRQYAAALSATLGPFAVGTVLAWMSPALPMLLSESSKIKVTPDQGSWVGSLIAIGAIFGSIPAGKCADIFGRKPVIACLTIPFITSWSIIYFATDVWQLYVARLIAGSCLGGITATVPMYIGEIAETSIRGELCSYVQVNVTLGILYVYAIGPFVNYYWLAIMCGILPLIWCILVILVLPESPTYLLKCGRKEDAEKSLVLLRGKDYNISGEMSILQQHIEESKKYTGTFKDMISSRATIRAAITVLGLLNFLSCSGINVVIFYAQSIFENSNCSVSPKVCSIIIGVFQVIFTFASSQLVDRAGRRVLLLISDSVMAVCLGTLAYYFWLQEHGVDVSSFSLIPLISLGVYVSTFALGFGPIPGVMIGELFSPEFKGLAIGIVCVLASLIEFCVVKTYQTLLNYCDHGITFAIFAGFXILGTMFVWFLVPETKNKTLQEIQEELSGKKKPKARNADQSQDATGS; from the exons ATGACTTTCCAGGATTCATATCTAGGAGTGACATTTTCGTCATCATCTCGTGCATTTATGGGATGGTTCATTGGATTTGTTTCTATTTTCAGTTTAAATTTTAGAAGACCATTTCAGTTAAATTTAGCTGATAAAAATGCAACCACTAG TGGTGGACCGCCGGTCATCAGACAAGAGGGAAAAAAGTTCAGACAATACGCTGCCGCACTTTCCG CAACGCTCGGGCCGTTCGCCGTGGGTACGGTGTTGGCTTGGATGTCACCCGCGTTGCCAATGCTTCTGTCCGAGAGCTCGAAGATCAAAGTAACACCCGATCAAGGATCATGGGTGGGTTCTCTGATCGCCATCGGTGCCATTTTTGGGTCTATACCGGCCGGCAAATGCGCGGACATATTCGGTCGGAAACCCGTCATCGCCTGCCTCACCATTCCGTTCATCACTAGTTGGTCAATAATATACTTCGCGACCGACGTATGGCAGCTGTACGTGGCACGTCTGATCGCCGGCTCCTGCCTCGGTGGAATCACTGCCACCGTCCCGATGTACATCGGCGAGATAGCTGAAACCTCTATCAGAG GAGAACTGTGCTCGTACGTCCAGGTGAACGTAACGCTGggcatattatacgtttatgcGATCGGCCCGTTCGTGAATTACTATTGGCTGGCCATCATGTGCGGTATACTACCGTTGATCTGGTGCATCCTGGTCATATTGGTACTACCGGAATCGCCTACGTACCTCTTGAAATGTGGCAGGAAGGAGGATGCGGAAAAATCGTTGGTGTTGTTGCGCGGGAAGGACTACAACATTTCCGGCGAGATGAGTATACTGCAACAGCACATCGAGGAGTCGAAAAAATACACCGGCACTTTCAAGGATATGATATCATCCAGGGCCACGATCCGAGCGGCAATCACCGTTTTAGGACTGCTCAACTTCCTGTCGTGTTCGGGCATAAACgtagtaatattttatgcacAGTCAATATTCGAGAACAGCAACTGCAGCGTATCCCCGAAAGTCTGCTCTATCATCATTGGAGTCTTTCAA GTCATATTCACATTCGCGTCCTCGCAACTGGTGGACAGGGCCGGTCGGCGGGTACTATTGCTGATATCCGACTCCGTCATGGCCGTATGTCTCGGCACCCTGGCCTATTACTTCTGGCTGCAGGAGCACGGCGTTGACGTGTCATCGTTCAGCCTGATACCTCTGATCAGTCTGGGCGTGTACGTCAGTACGTTCGCACTGGGATTCGGACCCATACCGGGCGTTATGATCGGCGAGTTGTTCAGTCCGGAATTCAAGGGGTTGGCCATCGGCATCGTGTGCGTGCTCGCGTCGTTGATCGAGTTCTGCGTCGTCAAGACGTACCAGACACTGTTGAACTACTGCGACCACGGTATCACGTTCGCCATATTCGCCGGGT GCATACTAGGTACCATGTTCGTGTGGTTCCTGGTGCCGGAGACGAAAAACAAGACTCTCCAGGAGATCCAGGAGGAGCTCTCCGGCAAGAAAAAACCAAAGGCGCGGAACGCGGACCAGTCGCAGGACGCGACGGGATCGTAG